The DNA sequence CATTAGCTGTGAATTCAATGAACGTTTGATAAGTGAATGTAAAGGTGGCATGAACAGGTATTTTAACTGATTTACTTGATTTATTTTCCCATTTCTTTTACTTTCTCAGGTTCAGAAGTATCAGCCTGTGACCTGTGTCCATCCAGCTAGATTGGATCACGTTAATGTCTTAGAATGCAGTCTCTGGGGGACGGTCGCCAATTTATTTTTCGGTTTTGtttaagaaaagaaaaagataacCTCGCTTCAAAAACCTGCATAAAAAGTCTACAACTAATTAGAAATTGGTATCTCGGACTCATTACAGTTTGAAGTCTTGATGAAAAGCTGGTGATTAAAACATGGTGATATCTTCTGATGTCATAGTAAAGGAAGGTCCAGAACGCAGAACGTGGAACTTGAGTGCCGGCAAGTGATGGAACGCTCCTAGGACATATAACACGATTTATGCTGCTTTTTATGTTAACATCGTCTATGATTGAATGTGAATCTCACTCATTCAGTTTTTCAAACTCAACTTTTCCGATATTAGTGTGAAATTTAGGACTAGACATGTGGCTTGGGGATTGTTTTGTGAGATGTTGTGGAGCCTTGAATGGCATCCCAGCCCGCATCTTTTGCATTTCGCTTCTACTCGCACAAGGAAGTACTCTGGATTATTTCATGGTCAAATATCAAACCGAGGCCAGCTGGGCATGGATAGCGTTCGACCTCGTCAACGTCAGCATCTTCATCGCCTCCTTCATCATATCACGACGACACCTTGCACGACAGAAAGCCGGGGACGAGCAAAATAAAACGTTCACAATGGGTTGGTTAGCGTGGCTTGTGTACTCTGTAAGCCTAGTAGCAAGGATGGCTATAGCTTGCAACAAATTCTCCTTCAGGTTAAGCGAAGACACATTCTTTGGCCCCAATACATTAAAGACGTCCCTAGCCTTGGCGTCGTGTGTCTTCATCTTGCTCTTGACGTCTCACCATGACGCTCCTCCTGCTAGTGAACGCAGGCGATATATTGAAGAACTAACGGGAACCGTTGTCTTTGACGTCTTGGACACTGTGGATGTGTTAGATGTGATGTTCGACAAGTCATCAAGGGACTTGTTCCTTCCAGGACTTCAGGAAGCTGTGTTAGCGGTGGCAGGTCTCAATCTCATTATTCCAACAGTGCCCTTGATCACACTCAGTCTGACCAACTTTGGGTACAAGAAGATGCCGAAACGTCTTGTGGCACTACACAAGTTGCTTGTGGTGCTGGTGGTGAATGTTCCCAATCTGCTGGTTCGTTTAGTTCTCTGGCATGGCTTCGGTGTTGGAATCTCCCCCTTTATGTTAAAAAATCTGATCCTCATCTGCATCGCCATGTGCGATTTCTACGAACACGAGAAGATGAAATATGACGAACACGCTGAGGGGACAGAAATGAGAAACAAAGATTTGCTGCTCGCTACCAATCCTGCTGCGGTCAATGGACACAGTGATATAACGTAATTCTCCAAGAACGAATTTAAAtctaatatttaaaaaaaccagTACCATAATGTTTTATGCACACCGAATGGCACAAGACGCTGACAGTCGTGAACAACTGGTAGTATTCAGGGTCAATCCAAATGTAGGTTCCGAAATGGGGTGAGTGTTGACGAATGTCCTAGTCATTCAAGCATTAACGATACAACCTGATTCTCAGATGACTTAGTGGCTTTTTAAGTATGGTATTACTCCACGTGGAATCACGCTTGAACTCGACAAGGCTATGATGGCGCATTGTCGGGTAAGTATAGCAATAGTATGCAAATATAACTGACGTAtaaatgtatgttatatatttgttttcggAGGTTATTATGTAATAGCTTTGATATTTACGCATATCTGATGATACGTCTTATTTGCTTATCTGCTTCACAACTCTCTGGTACAGTCATTGCATTGGTAGAGGGTTTACCTTTTCGACAATCGGAGGGAATGAACTAAAACGTAAGGTGGCGTCGGAATTATTTCAGCCACATTGTGACGGGATAAGTTTTACAACTGAACACTGAACTGTCTTTATATAGTTTTCTTGAGCTGGTTGACCAATCCAGTTCATGAAAATTCTGTCGTTGCTTTGTCCTAAATTTTATGATATAAATTAAACCAGATACGTTTTGCATACACTGTTaagtgtttttctttcatcacaaaggatgcaaaagggaggatcctcgcctttcaataGAAATTCGCGTGTATGTCGAGATACGAAATCGAAATCGTCTAAGAATGAcctcatcaaatctggactgacaaaaGTAAGAGTAACCAACGTAGGGTTTTGTcgtatgtaatttatttgtacctaCATGGTGTCCCACATCCTCtgtatcagatcacggatgtacgaTCTAATGATAGCTTTGTAATAAGAGTATGGAATTATGACAATTAGAAATATCAGGAAATTCATTAACCACAAATCCGATGTTTtacttgcttcatttatggGACAATGTACAACCATCACATGATCGTGTTGCAGCAAGCAACAACATATTATTGCGACCATATATCTTTCACTATCCACTTCACCAAAGTCAGATACTGTATTAATTTCGATTTTTCTCGTACGCCATTATACATGTTAGAATTAAAGTAGAAGACAAAACAGTGGTGGTAGGGGGCGATATACATATATAGCCATTGTTTTCCTGACTACAGTCCCGACAGCATATCTATAGAATTCTGCAATGGAACATGCAAATTGCAGTGAACAGGTGAAACGTTTTACCAGTGTGCCCTAAATTAGAAATAATAGCGCTGGTTTACAAAACGATGGTTATTCGAGAGACGTTGGATTACGTGATATGCACATTAGTTTGTGGCAGTGATCACGAGTTTCTTAGGGTGCATCGATTATCGTCCCATTTTATACACGAACAAGTATTCAGTGAAACGATTGCTTCATCATGTAACTTAGctcgtgtttgcattggccatTTCACCTTGTTCACAGTAATATGGCATGTAATACACATGACTCAGTTATGGGAAAGGATTTCTGAATCATTCTTACCCACATTCGTGATACGAAGCAGTTGTAAATTGCTGCTTAACTGAATATCCTCGTGAGAACCTGCGTCCACATATGgggacaaacaaacataactagAAGtccagtaagtgagtgagtttagttttacgccgcacacagcaatatttaggctatatggcggcggtctgtaaataatcgagtctggaccagacaatccagtgaccaacaacatgagcatcgatctgcgcaattgggaaccgatgacatgtgtcaaccaagtcagcgagcctgaccacccgatcccgttagtcgcctcttacgacaagcacagtcaccttttatggcaagcatgggttgctgaaggcctattttaccccgggaccttcacgggtctccagtAAGTATAAAACTACGTTTACAATGTCAAACACCCGAAGTCCCCACACGAGGACAGTCTAGTGGTGCCACCTGGGACATTCAGGAAAGGTCACTCTGGAAGTCTTCATTGTTAAGGCTTTAAAGAAGCTGGCTGACCTTGGCAGTGGTGACGCAAGACCCAGCTCATCGGAAAATTTCTCAAATTATGTCAATTTCAGATTTTTCTCAGCTGCATCAATACTAAATGCTAaatttaaaacagtttgtttttcttttggaAAAGTTTGAAAATGCTGTGAATTTTTTTGGAGATTTTTAATTACACGTAATTAAACATGTAGTTCGATGTGGACATTAGGTTTCACTTTTGATATGACTTGTCCATGGGTGTGGACAAAAGGTCTTAAACGGTAACAGTAAACTTTGATTTTTGATCAAAACTTTACGACTTTGTGACTAGATTGCTTTCTATTCTAGTTTAAAACCTTTTTAACACCTCACTAAAAGTCTGATATTATCCACAACTTCAGTTTTTTGTCCTTTCGTGGCTTTATCAACCATTCATCGTTTTTAAACTTTATACCTTACTGATGTTTTAGGAAGGCCTGTGAgatcatatattttcatgtcagCGTTATAATCGAAGGTtactgttcatattttactttaCAGTTTAGAATTGATGTTAACGATGTTTGACATTGTTTGCTGCAGTACCTATTTTACTGAATATAATGGGCAGAATTTGGATGCAATCAGCATTATTTCCAGACAGTTGGGTCTTGTTATCAATTTTGTATCATTGTTTAACACATAGAGATATTAATGCATAATCAATGAgttgtgtgttcattttatctgTCCacatatggacatgaaaaaaattGTGTCAAGCTACGTCCCAATGTCCACACATGTGGACCCGTAAAATAACCCTGTGGGGGTATGTTAGCATGAAATGACTTATATTTCCGTTGTAAATGAAGTCTTTGCCAAAGAAAAATCTATGTTAGCATTTATAATAAAAAGGTTAGGAAATTTGGCTATCTCTGGGTCTCAAGAGGATATGATTAACTGTTCCATGTTCAGGTGATTATACAAGCCTCCCTTCCTTCCAACCAACATCTGTCCGTTGAGTTGATTAATTAATGCAACTATTCGTGAATGTGATTTCACTAGTCCTGAAATTATATCAGCCTTAGGTCTCCAGGTAGTGGCTATAATTGTTGACATGCTTACACGTGCGGCACATAATTTTCGCATTTCTTGGAAATCTTTTCAATGCATCGTTTCAAAAGGGGGTATTCCGTGAAAGCAAGACTAAAGCAGCTATAATTCATATGCATATAAATGGTGAATGAGGTGACCCTGATAATTACAGTGGGATTTCCTTCTAAGCGTACTCAGCAAAATGTGTACATGGATTCCTCATATCCGACTTACAAACTGAATTTCGATAAGCAGGCCTTAGCGAAAAATTGTCTACAACTGATCACGTTTCGCCTTAAACGTAGTAATGTATAAAAATGTATCAAGAAAAAAGGAGAATTTATATGTTGCCTTCGTAGTATTGTAGAAAGCTTCCATTCCGCCTCACGATATAAACATTGGTATTGTCTTCAAAACTCTGGtttaaatgacaaaatgttaGCTGTTTTAAAAAGTAtacatgtttctgttaattCGTGTGTAAAATGAACGATAATGTTCATACAGATTATTTTGATTGCCCAGAGTCGGTGTGAGACAAAGGTGGATTTTATGTCCACTTCTTTTTTCTTATGTCCGATGTTACTTCAGGACTACAACAACAATTGAATCTTTTAGAAGGTCCCACGGTAGAAAggcatgcttgccatgaaaggcgactatgcttgtcgtaagaggcgactaatgggatcgggtggtcaggctcgctgacttggttgacacgtgtcatcggttcccaattgcgcagatcgatgctcatgttgttggtcgcgggattgtctggtccagactcgattatttacagactgccaccatatagctggaaaattgtgcggagtaaaactaaactcactcactcctctcgTATTTGTAATATAGTTTCTTCCCATGGATGTGGCTTTGTGTGGTTAGCAAAAAGTATTGAAAATAAGCTTGACTTTGttagatgtacatgtatatgtatccttattttatcaatcttgtagtCTTGACAACAGGTCACACCACAATATAATGTCAGAAATATAGTGTGGGATCACTTTCGAAAATGTTCACACCAAGGAACAAAATGTATCGACATAAGAGCAATGAAAAGTGTTTTCACTTTCTTAACTACTGACTTTAGATTTGATATCAAAGAAACTTACCAGggcattatattttgtttttcacatggTATGTTGCTAtatatgcggcgtaaaactaaaatcactcactcactttgctgGCCTGGACAAACGGCATTACGAAAGTCACAAATATGTTACAGATGCTGCTCTTATGTTTATGTAACACGCGGATGTTATGCCGTGTTATGATTAGACACGTGTATCTTACATATGTAGTTTTGCTCTCACGAAAAATATAGCTTTCCCCAATCTGATTGCATGCAGGGAGAGATGGACTGAGACTTGTATTATTGGAAGTCTCGCAGGCACCACAAGTATGACATTGGCCGGACGCTTCGATCAACTTGGAAGgcagtgtttgcaatattttaatttaccagctggccatcagggcctgagACTAATTACAGGcattaaaatctacaggccctgaatgaaatctgcaggtctAGCAAAAAATAATTTACACAGGTGGACTCGTCATGATGTAGGTCAAGTACCATACATTTCCatattaa is a window from the Haliotis asinina isolate JCU_RB_2024 chromosome 9, JCU_Hal_asi_v2, whole genome shotgun sequence genome containing:
- the LOC137296366 gene encoding transmembrane protein 121B-like; translation: MWLGDCFVRCCGALNGIPARIFCISLLLAQGSTLDYFMVKYQTEASWAWIAFDLVNVSIFIASFIISRRHLARQKAGDEQNKTFTMGWLAWLVYSVSLVARMAIACNKFSFRLSEDTFFGPNTLKTSLALASCVFILLLTSHHDAPPASERRRYIEELTGTVVFDVLDTVDVLDVMFDKSSRDLFLPGLQEAVLAVAGLNLIIPTVPLITLSLTNFGYKKMPKRLVALHKLLVVLVVNVPNLLVRLVLWHGFGVGISPFMLKNLILICIAMCDFYEHEKMKYDEHAEGTEMRNKDLLLATNPAAVNGHSDIT